In Thermococcus thioreducens, a genomic segment contains:
- the amrS gene encoding AmmeMemoRadiSam system radical SAM enzyme, producing MREAMYWEPLEGGRVRCRLCPLNCIIDEGQRGSCRVRKNIGGKLYTLNYGKVSAIGTDPVEKKPLFHFWPGSCALSISSVGCNMHCRHCQNWEISQADEDFPYLHAATPEGIVALAKKYGCESIAYTYNEPVIWYEFVLDTAKLAKREGIHNLLITNGYINEEPLKKLAPYIDAMNIDIKAFSDMFYMKIAGVPGGEPSRRTAEIAKKEFGIHVELTYLIIPTLNDGEDEIRAFARWVVGELGDDTPVHFSRFFPHYRLSHLPPTPVETVERAYRLAKDEGLRFVYVGNVPGHEGENTYCPGCGKPLIVRWGFKITEYHVKGGRCEYCGEPIPIVGTYQKKRYNWMWW from the coding sequence ATGCGAGAGGCCATGTACTGGGAGCCGCTTGAGGGAGGAAGGGTTAGGTGCAGGCTGTGCCCCCTCAACTGCATAATAGACGAGGGCCAGCGCGGCTCCTGCCGAGTGAGAAAAAACATCGGCGGAAAGCTATACACGCTCAACTACGGCAAAGTATCGGCCATAGGAACAGACCCCGTCGAAAAGAAGCCCCTCTTCCACTTCTGGCCGGGTTCCTGTGCCCTGTCCATAAGCTCCGTAGGGTGCAACATGCACTGCAGGCACTGTCAGAACTGGGAGATAAGCCAGGCGGATGAGGACTTCCCGTACCTCCACGCGGCTACACCAGAGGGAATAGTCGCCCTTGCTAAAAAATACGGGTGTGAGAGCATAGCCTACACATACAACGAACCGGTCATCTGGTACGAGTTCGTTCTTGACACAGCCAAGCTGGCCAAGAGGGAGGGGATACACAACCTGCTGATAACTAACGGCTACATAAACGAGGAGCCCCTCAAAAAACTCGCCCCGTACATCGATGCCATGAACATCGATATCAAAGCCTTCAGCGATATGTTTTACATGAAGATAGCAGGCGTCCCGGGTGGTGAACCGAGCAGAAGAACCGCGGAGATAGCCAAAAAGGAGTTTGGAATTCACGTTGAGTTAACGTACCTAATAATCCCAACGTTGAACGATGGGGAGGATGAGATAAGAGCCTTTGCGAGGTGGGTGGTTGGGGAGCTCGGCGACGATACCCCCGTTCACTTCTCTAGGTTCTTCCCCCACTACAGGCTGAGCCATCTGCCCCCAACCCCCGTCGAGACTGTTGAAAGGGCTTATCGCCTCGCTAAAGATGAGGGGCTCAGGTTTGTCTACGTCGGCAACGTCCCTGGCCATGAGGGGGAGAACACCTACTGTCCCGGCTGTGGCAAACCTTTAATAGTCCGCTGGGGATTCAAAATTACCGAGTACCATGTGAAAGGGGGAAGGTGCGAATACTGCGGTGAGCCCATCCCCATAGTGGGTACGTATCAAAAGAAGCGATATAACTGGATGTGGTGGTGA
- a CDS encoding polysaccharide deacetylase family protein, which yields MIVSITFDVEHDCPPYLTTTKGMEKGLPKLLDLMAEKGVKATFFFTAEMARRFPGLVRRVIDEGHELGSHNYNHERLDKLTKSEGEKAIKKSLKVLRKFGDVVSFRAPNLQFPNYYYDILAKNGILVDSSKAVYKGYREGVRFFGEILEVPASTTSSVIRLPWGIQRIIHSRLREPRVYFAHPWEFVPMQKERIRWDCRFNTGDRALELLGRLIDHYRREGAEFLTMREYYERYQKLKRK from the coding sequence ATGATAGTCTCAATAACCTTCGATGTGGAGCACGACTGCCCACCGTATCTAACCACTACAAAGGGAATGGAGAAAGGACTTCCAAAGCTCCTCGACCTAATGGCGGAGAAAGGGGTAAAAGCCACGTTCTTCTTCACCGCGGAGATGGCAAGGCGCTTTCCCGGACTGGTCAGGCGTGTCATCGATGAGGGGCATGAGCTGGGAAGTCACAACTACAACCACGAGAGGCTCGACAAGCTCACCAAGAGCGAAGGTGAAAAGGCCATCAAAAAGTCCCTTAAGGTACTGCGTAAGTTCGGTGATGTGGTCTCGTTCCGTGCCCCCAACCTTCAGTTCCCTAATTACTATTATGATATACTGGCAAAAAACGGCATCCTGGTGGACTCGTCAAAGGCCGTCTATAAGGGCTACCGTGAGGGTGTGCGGTTCTTTGGGGAGATCCTTGAGGTCCCCGCTTCAACCACATCCTCAGTCATACGGCTCCCCTGGGGAATTCAGAGGATTATCCACTCCCGCCTGAGAGAGCCCCGGGTCTACTTTGCCCACCCGTGGGAGTTCGTCCCCATGCAGAAGGAGAGGATACGGTGGGACTGCAGGTTCAACACGGGAGATAGAGCACTTGAGCTCCTCGGGAGGCTGATAGACCACTACAGGAGAGAGGGTGCGGAGTTCCTGACAATGAGGGAGTACTACGAAAGGTACCAAAAACTTAAACGGAAGTGA